The following coding sequences lie in one Spea bombifrons isolate aSpeBom1 chromosome 5, aSpeBom1.2.pri, whole genome shotgun sequence genomic window:
- the LOC128496590 gene encoding protachykinin-1-like encodes MKLTIACVVLFLAAIQAQSEEVEFNEDSYWPYSNQNQADLQQDIEDPAFERYLLRIARKSRPSPVIELIAKRSKEFKRMSPKRHKIESFIGLMGKRSLSPESEESDADLNLKRRR; translated from the exons ATGAAGCTGACCATCGCTTGTGTAGTGCTCTTTCTGGCTGCAATACAAGCACAGTCTGAAGAAGTGGAGTTCAATGAAGACAGTTACTGGCCCTACAGCAACCAAAACCAG GCAGATCTTCAGCAAGACATAGAAGACCCAGCATTTGAAAGATATCTGTTGAGAATTGCAAGAAAAAGCAGACCATCGCCTGTGATTGAACTAATTGCAAAGAGAAGTAAGG AGTTCAAAAGGATGTCTCCAAAAA GACATAAAATTGAATCCTTTATTGGATTGATGGGTAAAAGATCACTGAGTCCTG AGTCTGAAGAAAGTGATGCAGATTTGAATCTCAAAAGGAGACGTTAA